The DNA segment ACGCCTGATCAGGTCTCGATGCTGAGGGTTTCAAGACCCACCACCCGACCCTGCACCACTGCAACAATATAGATGTGCACCTGGATTTCCCCAACCCGGTAAACTGCAAGTTTCTGGCTGTGCTTTTGAAAGACTTCCCTGAGGTGCTGCATCCGGGAGGCAAAAGCCTGCTGGCCTTCGTCCATCCAGGGCTGAATCTGGGTGTGCCTGTCAAAAAAAGCATCGAAATTCAGGCGAATCGCTGCTTCTCCAGCATGGCCTGTAGA comes from the Deinococcus cellulosilyticus NBRC 106333 = KACC 11606 genome and includes:
- a CDS encoding nuclease A inhibitor family protein, with amino-acid sequence MASFQNEVMQASSVMVFPSESDVPFSWFVSSLHRLPDAATFARSTGHAGEAAIRLNFDAFFDRHTQIQPWMDEGQQAFASRMQHLREVFQKHSQKLAVYRVGEIQVHIYIVAVVQGRVVGLETLSIET